Proteins from a single region of Oscillatoria sp. FACHB-1406:
- a CDS encoding metallophosphoesterase → MKFVSEPPIATKIGVMKQRVRWQEGAIAQRQIDQTRLSIDDGGDRDPEFSFLVIGDSGTGNRYGQSPQHQVAELLEEERSRCRFLLHTGDVVYLVGSSEYYRDNFIKPYRKFLVGGDRVSQIAYDRMTFNFPFLPVPGNHDYYDLPFVYGLLAQMAWPLRRLLRSKIDIDVGWHGSRQGDAYARAFLDYLQNYNLPGQLDRHLDLYYTVKTPTGRCLRYQPGIFTRLPNRYYTFCYGGIDFFALDSNTFNAPTPIPDTQEGDVRRSDLAARLQELEQQQQQILEEMATMDRNDLEQLDELDDAQVKLQQIEEMKLDIEKQLNANETTATDIEQLHWLEERLIESWYTESVRGRVIFFHHPPYVTEATKWGQAQTLEVRNRLRAVLDRVARTVGQFAENRPIVDLVLNGHAHCLEYLRTGDTGRGDAGTNWIVCGGSGYSLRRQRSEGPDLMEDGEWVARSHFFLGRMGRGKNKQRPYSAIRIDVGAGTPPQMTVQPLAIERTHSKWQRCAIDPFQLPNR, encoded by the coding sequence ATGAAATTTGTTTCAGAACCGCCCATTGCGACAAAGATCGGTGTAATGAAGCAACGGGTGCGGTGGCAGGAAGGCGCGATCGCGCAGCGCCAAATCGATCAAACGCGCTTGTCCATTGACGATGGCGGCGATCGCGATCCGGAATTTTCGTTTTTGGTAATTGGTGACAGTGGGACGGGAAATCGCTACGGACAAAGCCCCCAACACCAAGTCGCCGAACTACTCGAGGAAGAACGTTCGCGCTGTCGGTTTTTGCTGCATACGGGCGATGTGGTTTATCTCGTCGGTTCGAGCGAATATTACCGCGATAACTTTATCAAACCCTATCGCAAATTTTTAGTCGGCGGCGATCGCGTCTCACAAATTGCTTACGATCGCATGACCTTTAATTTTCCCTTTTTGCCCGTCCCCGGCAATCACGATTATTACGATCTTCCCTTCGTTTATGGGTTACTTGCGCAGATGGCTTGGCCCTTGCGTCGCCTCCTACGCAGTAAAATCGATATTGATGTGGGCTGGCACGGTTCCCGACAAGGCGATGCCTACGCTAGGGCTTTCCTCGACTACTTGCAAAACTACAACCTTCCCGGACAACTCGATCGCCATCTCGATCTTTATTACACGGTTAAAACGCCTACCGGAAGATGCTTGCGCTATCAACCCGGAATCTTTACCCGCTTGCCCAATCGTTACTATACGTTTTGTTACGGGGGAATTGACTTTTTTGCTCTCGATTCCAATACCTTCAATGCTCCGACTCCGATCCCGGATACCCAAGAAGGCGACGTGCGGCGCAGCGATTTAGCCGCACGCTTGCAAGAATTAGAGCAACAGCAGCAGCAAATCTTGGAAGAAATGGCGACAATGGATCGCAACGATCTCGAACAACTTGACGAACTGGACGACGCTCAAGTTAAATTGCAGCAAATTGAAGAGATGAAGTTGGACATTGAGAAGCAACTCAACGCCAACGAAACCACCGCCACGGATATTGAACAATTACATTGGCTCGAGGAACGCTTAATTGAATCCTGGTATACCGAGAGCGTGCGGGGACGGGTTATCTTTTTTCACCATCCGCCTTACGTGACGGAGGCGACGAAATGGGGGCAAGCGCAAACGCTGGAAGTGCGCAATCGCCTGCGCGCCGTCCTCGATCGCGTGGCTCGTACTGTGGGACAATTCGCTGAGAATCGCCCGATTGTCGATCTTGTCCTCAACGGACACGCACACTGCTTGGAATACTTGCGAACGGGCGATACTGGACGCGGCGATGCTGGGACGAACTGGATTGTTTGCGGGGGAAGCGGTTATAGTTTGCGCCGCCAACGCTCCGAAGGGCCGGATTTAATGGAAGATGGGGAATGGGTGGCGCGATCGCACTTTTTCCTCGGTCGGATGGGGCGCGGTAAAAACAAGCAACGACCTTATTCAGCGATTCGCATTGATGTCGGTGCGGGGACTCCACCCCAAATGACCGTACAACCGCTCGCTATCGAACGCACGCACAGCAAATGGCAGCGTTGCGCGATCGATCCCTTCCAGTTGCCGAATCGTTAA
- a CDS encoding pentapeptide repeat-containing protein, producing MSDRETLEQLQECLNSTIAEERVAALEKLGDYGEAGLELAARSLHDEIEWVREVACKRFVTRSDLIFLLSQGVQTWNKWRAITVYLDGWEADLSGVDLRGKDLKKVNFRECNLRGADLSGADLSGAKLYKTDLREADLSNANLSGANLSRANLEGSILTETNLQEVNFKRTNLSEFDFSDRYFYKINFSGANLSYTKFDGALLRRTRFTKANLYGVDFTNIKLDRTTFERASFERANLTGCNLKSINLKSAKMNNAELEGADLSSANLSDVDFSTKVMNNVNFSRANLKRANFKNSTLDGLNFSEAKLQNSDLQSANLQGANFDRARLKGANLEGTLATGMSAIEADFTGCRVGDADWSGANLIGADLSQIYFNRVNLKNADLMGANCYNTALWESDLTGANLFGIELSHIHFWNSTMPDGTKQ from the coding sequence GTGTCCGATCGCGAAACATTAGAACAATTGCAAGAATGCCTCAATAGCACGATAGCGGAAGAACGGGTTGCGGCGCTGGAGAAATTGGGCGATTATGGCGAGGCGGGGTTGGAATTAGCCGCGCGATCGCTGCACGATGAAATCGAGTGGGTAAGAGAAGTTGCTTGTAAGCGCTTTGTCACGCGATCGGACTTAATTTTTTTGCTATCCCAAGGCGTTCAAACTTGGAATAAATGGCGAGCGATAACCGTTTATCTCGACGGTTGGGAAGCCGATCTCAGTGGCGTAGACTTACGGGGGAAAGATTTAAAGAAAGTTAATTTTCGCGAATGCAATCTTCGAGGTGCAGATTTAAGCGGGGCAGATTTGAGCGGGGCTAAACTCTACAAAACAGACCTCAGAGAGGCAGATTTGAGCAATGCCAACTTAAGCGGAGCAAACCTCAGCCGCGCTAACTTAGAAGGAAGCATTTTAACCGAAACGAACTTGCAGGAAGTCAATTTTAAAAGAACAAATTTAAGTGAATTTGACTTTAGCGACAGGTATTTTTACAAAATTAATTTTTCGGGTGCTAACTTAAGTTATACAAAATTTGACGGTGCGCTCCTGAGACGAACGAGGTTTACAAAAGCGAACCTTTATGGAGTCGATTTTACGAATATTAAACTGGATCGTACCACCTTTGAACGCGCGAGCTTTGAGCGTGCTAATTTAACCGGATGTAACCTTAAATCGATTAATCTAAAATCTGCGAAAATGAATAATGCAGAGCTTGAGGGAGCCGATCTCAGTTCTGCTAATTTATCCGATGTCGATTTTAGTACGAAGGTTATGAATAATGTCAACTTTAGTCGCGCTAACTTAAAAAGAGCGAATTTTAAAAACTCGACGCTTGACGGGTTAAACTTCAGCGAGGCTAAACTTCAAAATTCCGATCTTCAAAGTGCTAACTTACAAGGCGCAAATTTCGATCGCGCTCGACTTAAAGGAGCGAATCTCGAAGGAACTTTAGCAACCGGAATGAGTGCCATTGAAGCTGATTTTACCGGCTGTAGGGTTGGGGATGCAGACTGGAGCGGGGCAAATTTAATTGGGGCAGACTTGAGTCAGATTTACTTTAATCGGGTCAATTTAAAAAATGCAGATTTGATGGGAGCAAACTGTTATAATACGGCGTTGTGGGAGAGCGACTTAACGGGGGCGAATCTTTTTGGGATTGAATTGAGCCACATCCATTTTTGGAACAGTACAATGCCGGATGGCACAAAACAATGA
- a CDS encoding ester cyclase, whose amino-acid sequence MKSPKAVIKDWLAAYNARDADALIELYHDDAVNQQVAFGAPICGRDALLESFVAFFRAFPDNSTHPIHILEDGEWAVVEWQGSGTFLGELGGNVPNGKSFTLQGCGFFHIVEGKIKFQRGYIDKHTWFAQLELPVV is encoded by the coding sequence ATGAAATCGCCAAAGGCTGTTATTAAAGATTGGCTTGCTGCTTACAATGCTCGCGATGCTGATGCGCTCATCGAACTGTATCACGATGATGCCGTCAATCAACAGGTCGCTTTTGGCGCTCCTATTTGCGGTCGTGACGCTCTTCTTGAAAGTTTTGTTGCCTTCTTCCGTGCATTCCCGGATAACTCCACGCATCCGATCCATATTTTGGAAGATGGCGAATGGGCGGTTGTTGAATGGCAAGGCAGCGGAACGTTTTTGGGCGAACTCGGTGGCAATGTTCCCAACGGCAAGAGTTTCACTTTGCAGGGCTGTGGATTTTTTCATATTGTGGAGGGCAAAATCAAGTTTCAGCGGGGCTACATTGACAAGCACACTTGGTTCGCGCAGCTTGAACTGCCAGTTGTATAA
- a CDS encoding WD40 repeat domain-containing protein, translating to MSEQGDIQQSITGSEYAATSATGNATISITNYYYREEARLVPSDSTEAADDNLPCPYRGLFHFGPNDADVFFGREIFTEELYRATQTRNFIPVLGASGSGKSSVVLAGLVPKLQKERYWKFTHFRPGAVPFYALAEALVPLYTPELDETEQIAQTRKLADYLLDSTVSLADVLKKIKQNHLNHRVLLIADQFEEIYTLCNNLEIRRQFLDCLLAGLETPTSLSASATVLVTTMRADFLGNALSYRPFADVLQKADVKLGPMNRGELTEVIEKPAQKLGVTFESGLVERILDDVENQPGNLPLLEFALTELWNKRTGKQLTHQIYEAIGQVEGALARHADEKYGNLTDEEKEKVRRIFIQLVRPGEGAEDTRRIAMKAELGEQSWSLVKQLADARLVVTSRNATSQETVEVVHEALIRNWGELRAWMNTNRDFRAWQERLRAAKGQWEATNRDSGSLLRGAALAEAEEKLKERPEDLLDEQEFIEQSIQEGNRLKQIEAARRKRDIRTAWGVAVGSLVAVVISAGLGLTAWNQKNQSELNQAESLGRYSLSLWNENKQLETFVPAIKAGKILQSQHKTNPEIMKALEAVLVQGRERNRLEGHSDVVISISFSPDGKTLASGSSDNTIKLWNIETGKEIRALNGHSESVISISFSPDGKTLASGSRDKTIKLWNIETGTVIRTLNGHNSPVISVSFSPDGKTLASSSDDQTIKLWNIETGTVIRTLNGHNSPVSSISFSLDGKTLASGSSDNTIKLWNIETGKEIRALNGHSESVISISFSPDGKTLASGSDDKTIKLWNIETGTVIRTLNGHSGTVSSVSFSPDGKTLASGNTDKTIKLWNIETGKEIRTLIGHSGTVSSVSFSPDGKTLASSSDDKTIKLWNIETGTVIRTLNGHSESVYSVSFSPDGKTLASGSDDNTIKLWNIETGTVIRTLNGHSESVYSVSFSPDGKTLASGSYDQTIKLWNIETGKEIRTLNGHSESVSSVSFSPDGKTLASGSYDQTIKLWNLPELELDPLMKRNCDLVRAYLTHNPNVSESDRHLCDGIGTQKSL from the coding sequence ATGTCCGAGCAAGGCGATATCCAACAAAGTATTACAGGAAGTGAATACGCGGCGACCTCCGCGACGGGCAATGCCACGATCTCGATTACCAATTACTACTATCGAGAAGAAGCAAGATTAGTCCCGTCTGATTCTACCGAAGCTGCTGATGACAATCTCCCCTGTCCTTATCGGGGGTTGTTTCATTTTGGCCCCAATGATGCGGATGTATTTTTTGGGCGGGAAATCTTTACCGAAGAACTTTATCGTGCAACTCAAACCCGTAATTTTATTCCGGTGTTAGGTGCATCAGGAAGCGGTAAATCTTCGGTCGTCTTAGCGGGATTAGTCCCTAAATTGCAAAAAGAAAGGTATTGGAAATTTACTCACTTTCGTCCGGGTGCTGTACCGTTTTATGCTTTGGCTGAGGCCCTCGTTCCGCTTTATACACCCGAATTAGATGAGACCGAGCAAATTGCCCAAACCCGAAAACTAGCGGATTACTTGCTCGATAGCACTGTTTCTCTAGCTGATGTTTTAAAAAAAATTAAACAAAATCACCTCAATCATCGGGTGCTACTGATTGCCGACCAATTTGAAGAAATTTACACGCTCTGTAATAACCTGGAAATTCGCCGTCAGTTTCTCGACTGCTTATTAGCCGGTTTAGAAACTCCGACTTCTTTGTCTGCATCAGCGACGGTGTTGGTAACAACGATGCGAGCAGATTTTTTGGGAAATGCGCTCTCCTATCGTCCCTTTGCTGATGTCTTGCAAAAGGCTGATGTGAAACTGGGGCCGATGAATCGGGGGGAACTCACAGAAGTTATTGAAAAACCTGCCCAAAAATTAGGGGTGACGTTTGAGTCGGGATTGGTAGAACGGATTCTCGATGATGTGGAAAACCAACCGGGAAATTTACCGTTGCTCGAGTTTGCTTTAACTGAGTTGTGGAACAAGCGCACGGGTAAACAATTAACTCACCAAATCTATGAAGCAATTGGTCAAGTAGAAGGTGCATTAGCTCGCCATGCGGATGAAAAATATGGCAACTTGACTGATGAAGAAAAAGAAAAAGTTCGGCGAATTTTTATTCAATTGGTGCGTCCGGGGGAGGGGGCAGAAGATACCAGACGCATCGCCATGAAAGCGGAATTGGGAGAGCAAAGCTGGAGTTTGGTCAAACAATTAGCTGATGCTCGGTTGGTGGTGACAAGTCGCAATGCTACCAGTCAAGAAACGGTGGAGGTCGTCCATGAAGCGCTGATTCGCAATTGGGGAGAACTGCGAGCATGGATGAATACAAACCGCGATTTTAGGGCTTGGCAAGAGCGACTGCGGGCAGCAAAAGGGCAATGGGAAGCAACGAATCGAGATTCCGGTTCATTGTTGCGGGGTGCAGCACTAGCGGAAGCAGAAGAAAAACTGAAAGAACGCCCAGAAGACTTACTCGACGAGCAAGAATTTATCGAGCAGAGTATCCAAGAAGGAAATCGCCTCAAACAAATCGAAGCAGCCCGCAGGAAGCGCGACATTAGAACAGCTTGGGGGGTGGCGGTGGGTTCGTTGGTGGCGGTGGTGATTAGTGCGGGATTGGGTTTGACGGCATGGAATCAGAAAAACCAATCGGAACTCAATCAAGCCGAATCTCTGGGTCGATATTCCTTATCTCTATGGAATGAAAATAAACAATTAGAGACTTTTGTCCCAGCAATCAAGGCGGGAAAAATCCTGCAAAGCCAACACAAAACGAACCCAGAGATCATGAAGGCTTTAGAGGCAGTTCTTGTTCAAGGAAGAGAACGCAACCGCTTAGAAGGGCATAGTGATGTTGTCATTAGCATCAGTTTCAGCCCCGACGGCAAGACTTTGGCTTCTGGCAGTTCTGACAACACCATCAAACTGTGGAATATCGAGACCGGAAAAGAAATCCGCGCCCTCAACGGACATAGTGAATCTGTCATTAGCATCAGTTTCAGCCCCGACGGCAAGACTTTGGCTTCTGGCAGTCGGGATAAGACCATCAAACTGTGGAATATAGAGACCGGAACTGTAATCCGCACTCTCAACGGGCATAATAGCCCTGTCATTAGCGTCAGTTTTAGCCCCGATGGCAAGACTTTGGCTTCTAGCAGTGATGACCAGACCATCAAACTGTGGAATATAGAGACCGGAACTGTAATCCGCACTCTCAACGGGCATAATAGCCCTGTCAGTAGCATCAGTTTCAGCCTCGACGGCAAGACCTTGGCTTCTGGCAGTTCTGACAACACCATCAAACTGTGGAATATCGAGACCGGAAAAGAAATCCGCGCCCTCAACGGACATAGTGAATCTGTCATTAGCATCAGTTTCAGCCCCGACGGCAAGACTTTGGCTTCTGGCAGTGATGACAAGACCATCAAACTGTGGAATATCGAGACCGGAACTGTAATCCGCACTCTCAACGGGCATAGTGGCACTGTCAGTAGCGTCAGTTTTAGCCCCGACGGCAAGACCTTGGCTTCTGGCAATACAGACAAGACCATCAAACTGTGGAATATCGAGACCGGAAAAGAAATCCGCACTCTCATTGGGCATAGTGGCACTGTCAGTAGCGTCAGTTTTAGCCCCGACGGCAAGACCTTGGCTTCTAGCAGTGATGACAAGACCATCAAACTGTGGAATATCGAGACCGGAACTGTAATCCGAACCCTCAACGGGCATAGTGAGTCTGTCTATAGCGTCAGTTTTAGCCCCGACGGCAAGACCTTGGCTTCTGGCAGTGATGACAACACCATCAAACTGTGGAATATCGAGACCGGAACTGTAATCCGCACCCTCAACGGGCATAGTGAGTCTGTCTATAGCGTCAGTTTCAGCCCCGATGGCAAGACCTTGGCTTCTGGCAGTTATGACCAGACCATCAAACTCTGGAATATAGAGACGGGAAAAGAAATCCGCACTCTCAACGGGCATAGTGAGTCTGTCAGTAGCGTCAGTTTTAGCCCCGACGGCAAGACTTTGGCTTCTGGCAGTTATGACCAGACCATCAAACTCTGGAATCTTCCAGAATTGGAGCTAGACCCCTTAATGAAGCGTAATTGCGATTTGGTACGCGCTTATTTAACCCATAATCCTAATGTCAGCGAGAGCGACAGGCACTTGTGCGACGGTATCGGCACGCAAAAAAGCCTGTAA
- a CDS encoding GTPase, with amino-acid sequence MVRLKTWQWIILAAPIAAIVAFLLVAAGFQIHTWRINWIWGIFTLVFVGWRWLLVKWTTPALAQVEAAIEEMNAEVESFQNSPPLTSGGDAAQKVETALQKVLESTLEDAPLWEDWTTFFQRCRDLIVAIANIYHPEVKYPLLNIYVPQAYGLIRGTVDDLDRWMNQLSPALGQVTVGQAYEAYEVYQKLEPSARKLFKAWNWAQWLLNPVAAAARVASQKSSTRADRQLLFNLGQSLREAALRNLARQAAALYGGDNLPGLAPASPPTLPKAKTQTLSEIIERSQPTQTVREKPVNILLVGRTGAGKSSLINTLFQAELAAVDVLPSTDRVQTYNWQSDEPGASMQSQLVLWDTPGYEQAKREDLRELVLDYATEADLLLLVTPALDPALQMDADFLQEMREQVQELPAIAIVTQVDRLRPIREWQPPYDWQWGERPKEKSIREATQYRAEQLGEYCNLVLPMVTDDGQTGRAAWNADALSNALLEGIAPAQQLRLARFLRDRSSKVTAAARIIDRYTFQMSTAQGLTALLKSPILQFISTLTTGSATLATALATQIPIEQLPVAIGKLQMAYDLFSLLNGGDSEKRNFDLLALWPFLLEHPSTPDRDAWAFGHALVEYWAQNLSSAQLQQRYEHYLQQV; translated from the coding sequence ATGGTGCGTTTAAAAACTTGGCAGTGGATTATTCTAGCAGCGCCGATCGCGGCGATCGTTGCTTTCCTTCTCGTGGCGGCGGGTTTTCAAATTCATACTTGGCGAATTAACTGGATTTGGGGCATCTTTACTCTAGTCTTTGTCGGTTGGCGCTGGTTGCTGGTGAAGTGGACGACTCCCGCCCTCGCCCAAGTCGAAGCGGCGATCGAAGAGATGAATGCAGAAGTCGAATCTTTCCAGAATTCACCGCCTTTAACCAGTGGCGGCGATGCTGCCCAAAAAGTCGAAACCGCGCTGCAAAAGGTTTTAGAGTCGACCCTCGAGGATGCACCGCTTTGGGAAGATTGGACGACCTTTTTTCAGCGTTGCCGAGACTTAATCGTTGCGATCGCGAATATCTACCATCCCGAAGTTAAATACCCCCTCCTCAACATCTACGTCCCCCAAGCTTACGGCTTAATTCGCGGTACGGTGGACGATCTCGATCGCTGGATGAACCAACTCTCCCCCGCCCTCGGACAAGTCACCGTCGGTCAAGCTTACGAAGCTTACGAAGTTTACCAAAAACTCGAACCCTCCGCCCGCAAACTCTTTAAAGCTTGGAATTGGGCGCAGTGGCTTCTCAATCCCGTCGCCGCCGCCGCCCGCGTCGCCTCCCAAAAATCCAGCACCCGCGCCGATCGCCAATTATTATTCAATTTAGGGCAATCGCTGCGAGAAGCGGCTTTACGCAACCTCGCGCGCCAAGCTGCGGCACTTTATGGCGGCGATAACCTGCCGGGATTAGCCCCAGCCAGTCCGCCAACGCTTCCTAAAGCGAAAACGCAAACCCTCAGCGAAATTATCGAGCGATCGCAACCCACCCAAACCGTTCGAGAAAAACCCGTTAATATCCTCCTCGTCGGGCGCACCGGCGCGGGAAAAAGCAGCTTGATTAATACCCTTTTTCAAGCCGAACTCGCCGCTGTCGATGTCTTGCCCAGTACCGATCGCGTCCAGACTTACAATTGGCAGAGTGACGAACCGGGCGCATCGATGCAAAGTCAACTGGTACTGTGGGATACTCCCGGTTACGAACAAGCAAAACGCGAAGATTTGCGCGAATTGGTTCTCGACTACGCCACCGAAGCCGATTTATTGCTGCTAGTTACGCCTGCCCTCGATCCCGCCCTGCAAATGGATGCAGACTTCTTGCAAGAAATGCGAGAACAGGTGCAAGAACTGCCCGCGATCGCGATTGTCACGCAAGTCGATCGCTTGCGCCCGATTCGCGAGTGGCAGCCGCCCTACGATTGGCAGTGGGGCGAACGTCCCAAAGAAAAATCGATTCGCGAAGCGACGCAATATCGAGCCGAGCAGTTGGGGGAATATTGCAATCTCGTCTTACCGATGGTAACAGATGATGGGCAAACCGGCAGAGCCGCATGGAACGCCGATGCACTCTCTAACGCACTCCTGGAAGGGATCGCGCCCGCCCAACAACTGCGCCTCGCCCGTTTTTTGCGCGATCGCAGCAGCAAAGTCACCGCCGCCGCCCGCATCATCGATCGCTACACCTTCCAAATGTCCACCGCGCAAGGCTTAACCGCCCTACTCAAAAGCCCGATCCTGCAATTCATCTCTACGCTTACCACGGGTTCTGCCACCCTCGCCACCGCCCTAGCGACGCAAATTCCCATCGAACAACTGCCCGTCGCGATCGGTAAGTTGCAAATGGCTTACGATCTCTTTTCTTTATTAAACGGCGGCGACTCCGAAAAACGCAACTTCGACTTACTCGCATTATGGCCTTTCTTACTCGAGCATCCCAGTACGCCCGATCGCGATGCTTGGGCGTTCGGCCATGCGTTAGTCGAATACTGGGCGCAAAACCTCAGTAGCGCGCAATTGCAGCAGCGTTACGAGCATTATTTACAGCAAGTTTGA
- the hemC gene encoding hydroxymethylbilane synthase, whose product MTSTASSSVQTVRIASRKSQLALVQTHWVQQQLQQHYSDRAFEVEMMSTQGDKILDVALSKIGDKGLFTKELEVGILNGSADFAVHSLKDLPTRLPEGLMLGCVTERVNPADALVVHENHRDKQIDTLPEGAVIGTSSLRRLAQLRYHFPHLEFKDIRGNLNTRLAKLDAGEYDALILAVAGLERLEMSDRIQQVIPNEISLHAVGQGALGIECREGDTGILELLRVLEHEPSKQRALAEREFLRCLEGGCQVPIGVNTTIEGKTLTLTGMVASLDGKRLVKDVVSGSTSDPEALGRDLAERLKVQGAKEILDEIFAEIGR is encoded by the coding sequence ATGACCTCTACTGCTTCTAGTTCGGTGCAAACCGTTCGCATTGCTTCCCGTAAAAGTCAACTCGCGCTGGTGCAAACCCATTGGGTGCAGCAACAACTGCAACAGCATTATTCCGATCGCGCCTTTGAAGTAGAGATGATGAGTACCCAGGGCGATAAAATCCTGGATGTGGCTCTCTCGAAAATTGGCGACAAAGGACTGTTCACCAAAGAATTAGAAGTCGGAATCCTGAATGGCAGCGCCGATTTTGCCGTTCATTCCCTCAAAGATTTACCGACGCGATTGCCGGAAGGCTTGATGCTGGGCTGCGTTACCGAACGAGTTAACCCCGCCGATGCACTCGTCGTCCATGAAAACCACCGCGACAAGCAAATCGATACCTTACCCGAAGGCGCGGTAATCGGAACTTCTTCGCTGCGACGCTTGGCACAACTGCGCTACCACTTCCCCCACTTAGAGTTTAAGGATATTCGCGGCAACTTAAATACGCGCTTGGCGAAGTTGGATGCGGGCGAGTACGATGCGCTCATTCTAGCAGTAGCGGGGCTGGAGCGCTTGGAAATGAGCGATCGCATCCAGCAAGTCATCCCCAACGAAATCTCCCTCCACGCTGTCGGACAAGGTGCGCTAGGGATTGAATGTCGCGAAGGCGATACAGGTATCCTCGAACTGCTGAGAGTCCTCGAACACGAACCCAGCAAACAGCGCGCCCTCGCCGAACGGGAGTTTTTACGCTGTTTGGAAGGCGGTTGCCAAGTGCCGATCGGCGTGAATACCACCATTGAAGGCAAGACCTTAACCTTAACCGGAATGGTGGCGAGTTTGGACGGGAAACGCTTGGTAAAGGATGTGGTTTCCGGTAGCACTAGCGATCCCGAAGCGTTAGGGCGCGATCTCGCCGAACGGTTAAAAGTACAGGGCGCGAAAGAAATTCTTGATGAGATTTTCGCTGAAATCGGTCGGTAA
- a CDS encoding SDR family oxidoreductase has product MTDKKSQRCYICKAFVDRPHNFYPGLCISCGDFNQIQREQTADLQGKIALVTGARVKIGRAVTLKLLRAGAQVIATTRFPNDAAQRYAREEDFEQWRDRLSIYSLDLKNPAVVEQFAYHIRNHFPRLDIIINNAAQTVRRPAAFYRSLEAAEMQQLPPQLQPLLALPPAANNLAEFEEDLAFFPPGELGEDGEQLDFRPFNSWLMKDDEVSILELLEVHLINAIAPFILNSRLKPLMQAHPDDKKYIINVSSMEGRFNGVEKPWRHPHTNMAKASLHMMTRTCAKEYARYRIYMNCVDPGWVSFQHPHPQVEGMRSRGVKLSFDYIDAAARICAPIFVSLNEGRDRFGQFYKDYAEVEW; this is encoded by the coding sequence ATGACGGACAAGAAAAGCCAACGTTGCTACATCTGTAAAGCCTTTGTCGATCGACCCCATAATTTTTATCCCGGATTGTGTATTTCCTGCGGCGATTTCAATCAAATTCAACGCGAACAAACCGCAGATTTACAAGGGAAAATTGCTTTAGTAACCGGGGCAAGAGTTAAAATCGGTCGTGCAGTAACATTGAAGTTATTGAGAGCGGGGGCGCAAGTCATCGCAACGACGCGCTTTCCCAACGATGCAGCGCAACGTTACGCGCGGGAAGAGGATTTCGAGCAATGGCGCGATCGCCTTTCGATTTATAGCCTCGATCTTAAGAATCCCGCTGTTGTCGAACAATTTGCTTACCACATTCGCAACCATTTTCCTCGACTCGATATTATTATTAATAACGCGGCTCAAACCGTGCGCCGTCCTGCGGCTTTTTACCGTTCTTTAGAAGCGGCGGAAATGCAACAACTTCCACCCCAATTACAACCATTACTCGCGCTTCCTCCTGCTGCTAATAATCTGGCTGAATTTGAAGAAGATTTAGCCTTTTTTCCGCCGGGAGAATTGGGAGAAGATGGAGAACAACTCGACTTTCGCCCTTTTAATAGTTGGTTGATGAAGGACGATGAAGTGAGTATTTTGGAACTGTTGGAGGTGCATTTAATTAACGCGATCGCGCCCTTCATTCTCAACAGTCGCCTCAAACCTTTAATGCAAGCCCATCCCGATGATAAAAAGTACATTATCAACGTTTCTTCAATGGAAGGACGCTTTAACGGCGTGGAGAAACCTTGGCGACATCCGCATACTAATATGGCGAAAGCGTCGCTGCACATGATGACGCGCACCTGTGCTAAAGAATACGCTCGATATCGCATTTATATGAACTGTGTCGATCCGGGTTGGGTGAGTTTCCAACATCCCCATCCCCAAGTTGAAGGAATGCGATCGCGAGGGGTTAAACTTTCCTTCGATTATATCGATGCTGCCGCGCGCATTTGCGCCCCAATCTTTGTCAGTTTGAATGAAGGGCGGGATCGCTTCGGGCAGTTTTATAAGGATTACGCAGAAGTAGAATGGTAA
- a CDS encoding DUF433 domain-containing protein — MKDIDLFEIVERHPNRVSGVWVFRGTRVPVAALFENLKDGASIDQFIEWFPGGTRAQVESLIATCVINKI; from the coding sequence ATGAAAGATATCGACCTATTTGAAATCGTCGAACGTCACCCCAATCGGGTTAGCGGTGTATGGGTATTCCGAGGAACGCGCGTGCCAGTTGCCGCTTTGTTTGAGAATCTTAAAGATGGAGCTTCTATTGACCAGTTCATCGAGTGGTTTCCGGGGGGAACTCGCGCTCAAGTCGAGAGTTTAATCGCAACTTGCGTTATCAACAAAATCTGA